The Peromyscus eremicus chromosome 16_21, PerEre_H2_v1, whole genome shotgun sequence genome includes the window acacacttcttccaacaagaccatacctcctaatagtgccactcccttttgggaccattttctttcaaactaccacagtaactAAATAACTAGGGGCTGGACAGATAACTCAGTGAATgaaagcactgattgctcttctacAGGACGTGGATTTGCATCCCAACACCCAATGGAagctacaaccatctgtaactccagttctaggggatctgatgctctcttttggtTTCTGCATATGGTGCAGACATAcaagtaggcaaaacacccatacatatagttgtttcaactttaaaaataaataaatagttaaaagatggctggggatataactcagtggtaaagcaaCAGGCTACCATGCATGTTGCCTAAGGTTTAATTTCTAAtgtaacaaaacaaacacaaagcaaaaacaacaacaccaacaCCCCCATTTCTTTGGAACAAGATCAAAGAATGCCTAAGACTTTCTTCTGGACCAGATTTTACTTCCTGTCTCAGTGACTTTTCTAATATTGTGGCAAAACACCAGACTGAAGCAATTTAAGGAAAGAAGGTTTTATTTGGGGTCACAGTTCCGGGGTATAGTCCCTGACagtgaggaagtcaaggcaggagcatggcagctggtcacattacatctgCGTTCAGGAAGCAGCGACGAATTCaagtgctcagcttgctttcttcttattactcagtccaggaccccagcccatggcatGGTGCTGTCCACACCGAGGGTGGGTCCTCCCACTTTTATTAACCCAATTTACAGACTCTCTcacaaaggtgtgtgtctcctaggcagttctagattctgtcaagttgacattcaaTATAACTATCATTCAGGATTCAAAGCAACAAGCCTAGCAGACTGGCATTTTATCCTGAGCAAAAGGGGACTAAGAGGGAGGTTAGGAAGGTGACTGCAGAGTCCAGTTGGGAGTGAGCAGCAGTCTGACTTAGGGTAAATTTCCAAGGTGGAACTGACGGGACCTGCCAATACCCGGGAGTCTTCCTATTCAGCTGATGCTAGAGACATGCTCTCTTGTTCAACACAGCCACTTTCTTTCTACTCAGACCGGGCAGCTGGGACCTGCACAGTGTTCGCTGAGCTCAGAACTGACCCTGTCAACCTCAAACCATcctatcttctggcctccaggagaGAACTTTGGTTGGTTTCTCTTCCGTCaggatgaactgttcttcctcttcctgcaaGAGTTCCGTTTCCAGGAATTTACAGCTCTCCTTGCTGGTCTCTGGGACTGAGAAAGTCAACAACAGTTCTGCCTTTGAGATTAACCTACATGCCAAATGACACCCTACACCCCTCTGCCCTTCATTTTTTCACTTCAGGGTGTTCATTCCCCACCCATGCTCTGAAAATGGCACCCTGACCCTTCTCTGCTCCAAGCTGCCTCTCAGCATGATCAGCCCCAACTTTCCTTAGAGTTTAGATTCAGCTGAGGTGTTGAAGGTTCTCAAGGTTTCCCTGTCATCCCTGCTTCCTGTTGGCATAAAGATCTCCCAGCACTTGCCAGTAGACACTGTGGCCAAATAAGACAtgtttcatactttttttttttaacctgcccTTCATTGAATTCTCACAATAATCATTTTAGTGATGTGTGCCTAGCTAAGCAAGTTCCTGGTAGGAGCCTTCATCAAATTCAAGCTTTTCCAAGAGCCTGAAGAAGGTACTATGTCAGAAGGCATAGCCAGAGTGACTTATTTGCGGACAtcatggtggggggtgggggaggatcaGGGTTAGAGcattatgcatatatttattcatGGCTTTCCATCTCAGAGAATCTGCTCATCTGCATCTCAAGAAAGGAGGTTTGAAGTTCTGTCTTTCTGGATGGCGTACTATTTATCTGACTGGGTGATCCATTTCTGTGACCAGCCAGAGATCTTTCTAGCTCATTGAGAGTTTACATGAGGGTCTACTATGGGTGTCTCTAGCTGGAGTTCTGTATGTCAACTCAGGCAGGCATCTGTCTGAGGGCTTTGTCCAGGTAGGACTCTGTCTGGGGTGCACTTTCCAGTGAAGACCTCTATCTCATTAGTCCTCCAGCTCATGACTGGTCTGTCACTCTGGGGTTTGGTTCATCTGTCTTATTAGGTCAGAGGTCTATGTTGCTGGCTGCAGGTGTGTCTGCCAAGTGGCAGCCTGGGTATATCTGTCTGTTCTACTCAAGACTGACTGTCTAGCTCCACTCTGAACAGTGGTGTTCAGTATGTTGGACAGgtcttctgcctccccagggtcCGTCTAGACAGAGTCTAATTTGTTGGGCCTCCATCTGTATTGCtggaaatgtatatatatatatatatatatatatatatatatatatatatatatatatatactcatttgGGAGGTTTGTTGGCTCATCTAGAGGATCATCATGTCTGACTAGTTGGGGTCCACTTGGCAGTCTGGGTAGCTTtatgtctatctatctagctTGGAATTTGACTGGCAAATCTTAACATGGGATCTAGCTCTACCTGAAGGTAGTTATTCACCTGAAGGTCCCCCTATGGGTTCCTATCTAGATGAAGGGTGGTAGTTCATCAATCTGTTAGCTGGGGTTCTGCCTGAGAATACGCCAGGTCAGCCTAGCTGTGCATGGTCTAGACACATCCCACTATCCAGACCACGCATGCCCAGCTAGGGATGTATATCTGCCTATCTGGCAGCTGTCTGATCAAAAGGAGCAATATTAATGTGTCCACCCAAATAGGAGTTCTATGTAGGAGAAGCTCCATCTGTCTGGATAGTTGGAAGTTTAGCCATTCTGTCTATGGCTGGAAGGTCAGTCGGTCTTCCCAGTATAACTGGGATGTCTGTGTATTGTTCATATGGAAATTGTTTATGACTGGAATTTTGTCTAGCTAGGAGACTATCTGGCTGTCTACCTGGCAGAGTGAGGGTCTGACTTTGGGGGACTGGTGATCACTGGCTAGGACTGGTCTTAAAGGCTATTGGTTGATCCATTTCTCTCTAGCTGAGGTCCATCTGTTTTGCCATAGACAATCCCTCTGAAGGTGTGAGTATTTAGGGATCTAGCTCTATGTCCAGATTTGGTGAACCATATCTTTTCCTATCTGGAAtctctcccccccacacacacccccacccccgtctctctgtctctgtctctcatctgcTTGTCTGGGGTCAGTCCACCTGGCTCTAGCTAGGCTTGACTTGGATCTGTTTGAACAGCAAGAGGTCCAGCTACCCATCCTCAGAGTCCATCTACCTCATCCCCCTGTGGTCACCTGAGTGTCTGGGCAAAGGAGGCCCCAGTACTGAGGATACACCTCTCATTCTGTGGAGAAGGGAGCTGCCACGCCCACTTCCGGTGATCTTTCTTAAGTTTTCTCAGGTAGACTCCAAGTCTCGGGGTTTGATTGCTATAATCACTGGGGCAAAGCCCTTATATTTTTTCCGACCTGAGAAACTTTTATTTTGATGCAGACCCACAAGTCCCATTCCCAACACAGTGCACAGCAGCATGGCGGCTGCAGAAGTCCAGACACCACTGAGAGACAGGCCGTAACTGGCACAGCACTCACACCCGTGTCCACTCCGCAGGAGGATCCCGTGGCCCTTTGGGTTTTCCAATGCGCAAGTTGAAGCCTGAGAGAAGAAAGGCGCCGTGCAGAAGCTTAGGCGTGAAAAGGTAACCTCTCCCagaccaccagcaccagcaccccCTCCCCGTGGGCGTGCCCCTAGGTCCTGGTATTGAAGGAGAGCCTGAGTCCCGCACTCCAGTCCAAACTCCCAAACTCCTGGGACTCTCCAAAGCTGCACCCTAGGTTCTAACTGACTTACCTAGACCACCAGTCTGCGCTCCATCTGTTACTTCTTCGTAGGCATCAGGCCCGGGAGGGTTTTGATCCGCAGGAACTGCAGGCGGGAGAACCCCTACGGGTCAGCTCGTGCAGCCTTCTCGAGTCCCAGGGACGCCACCTAGAGCGcagccccagacttcccttcccGAGGTAGCCGGTTGGAGGCGGAGCCATGGGCGTGGCCAAGTCCAGAGGTCTGTCTTTAGGGCCCGACTTAGACAACCCAACCTCTCAACCGAGATCTGACCTGGGGTTCATTTTGGGGCTTGAACCCCGACCGTCAGGATCCCAGGAACGTGACTAGACTGGATCGGGAGCTGACCTCCGCGTGGCCACTtagaccccccaccccaccccgagccTTAGTAGGGTGGGGAACACGCAAACAGGTGCGCGCAGGTCGCCTGCGGCCGCGCATCCCGGGCGGGCCCCGACTCACCATGGCCCAGTGGCGTCGTCCCCCGGGCGTCCTCGGTGTGTGTCATCGGCCGCTGGGAACGCGGAGCCACGTGGCTGTAGAGCGTGGTGTCCGCGCTGCTGGGCACCCGCGTCCCCGGCCCTGTGCCCGCGGGGGCGCCACGCTTCTGCACCACAGCGTACGTGTACGTGTCGGCCATGGGAAGGGTCGGGGGCCCGGGCACCGAGATGCTCCTGCAGCGAGCAGCAAGCAGAGGAAGTGAAAGCGCCCAGTACagggagagcaggggagggagcAAGCTCACCCCAGGGTGCgggcttccttcctgcctgcttgCCCCAGTCCCCAGcgcaggaaaggagggaaggggcgGGCCACCCGAGGGCTGAAACCGGGGTTCCGTGTCCCTAGTAACCCTACAGCAGGGGGGACAGATTGGCAAGTGGAACTAATGAAGACTCATGTAAAGCCAGACTTGGTCATGTGTGTCTGTAACCCTAAAACTCCTCcgtgagatgggagacagagacaggtgaatctcccAAAAGCCTGATGTACACAGTGAGACTAGACTGTCTCAGAACATGTGGAAGGTGAGGACCcatacccaaggttgtcctctgacctctcagagtgtgtacacacacacacacacacacacacacacacacacacacacacacgagagagagagagagagagagagagagagagagagagagagagagagagagagagagaatctaaaaaaatatatttgcctACTTCTTAATTACCGTCTGGAAGAGCAAGGGGAAGGCTAACCCAGAATGTTAGCAGTCCAGAGGAAGAGCGAGCTGTGAGTGGGTCAGCCAGTACCTGAGAACCCCACCTGGTGGGCGGGATGaggcaggcagggctggagaggtccTGAGGGACAAGGCATCTTTGCAGATTGGGGCACAGTTCTGCGGGGAAAGCAGGCGGGGAGGGTCGTGAGGCCAAGCCCCTTGTGCTGGTCACTGTAGGTGCTGAGGTAAGGGGACAGGCTGAGGAAGGGGTCCCGAGGAGGCAAAGGCGCCTTTCACAGTGAGTCGGTTGCTGTTCCCAGGAGGAGTGTAAGAGTGTCGATGGCTGACCAAAAAGAGTCGAGTTGGGGGTTCTGTACCTCCTTGAGATTCTGATGGTGGGGGCTGGTGTTCTGGAGAGTACGGGAGAAGAGCTGGGCCACTGTGTGGTACAGGAACCTGTACTGCTCCTGTTGGGGAGAGCGGTCATTGAGAAGGGAAAATGGTGAAATACCAGCGTCTCCCCGTGTCCCCGGGAAATGGGAAGACAGGCCGAGCACACACCTCCGTCTGCACTGCGGCGGGCCGCTGTTTCCGCATCTCAAGGACCACGTCGAAGAGGCTGAAATTGGGTGGGATTGTctgggacagagaaggaggagtgTGAACAGGACCTGGCAGGCAGGCGTGGGACACACTCTGCACACGGAGAAGTTGGCGCCATACCTGGGTCAGCAGCAACTGCCTCACGTAATCCACAGCACACAGGACACCGGTTCGTCCGCAACCAGCACTGACAAGCAAGAATCAGAGCAGGCTCCATCATGGCGTGCTCACAATGACCTCTTCCCCTTCCCAaaggtcttgctgtgttgcccaggctgacctggacctCTTGGATCCTCTGACCTCAGCTTCCTAAGCTCTGAGATGTCAGACCTGCCTAACCGTACAGATGCCACATCCCATCTTCTACTTAGAGAATTCGGGGCTGAGCTGAGGGAGATCCCCTACAGTATCTCTTAAATTGCAGGATCCCTAGATTATACTTTCAAATaaagccttttttgtttttatatatacacTAGCAtgcacccgtgtgtgtgtgtgtgtgtgtgtgtgtgtgtgtgtgtgtgtgacagtgtggagaccagagatcaacATTAcatttgagacagtatctcttacTAAACTGGGTGCTCACAAATCGGCTTGACTAGCTGGTTAGCAAGTCCCATGGGTCCACTTGTCTACCCCTCACccagccctggggttacaggGGCAAGCCACCCATCCTGGCTTTTCCTGGgtgctagagatctgaactcaatTTCATGTACAGCAAgtaccttacccactgagctatttcttctAAAACCTTTTTCATTCACTTAGACTTGCGAAGTACCAGTTAGTTATATGCTTACTCCCCAGTCCCGGCAGTCTGTGATCAACAAATGCTAACGATTCCAGCTCACTGTGTCATGAACATATGGCCAGAAGTTTCTCAAAAGAGGCAACTGAAAAGGGAGGCTGGTTCCAAACCATAACCTCTCTCCCTGGCTTTTCTGTCTCACCCTCACCAGATCCCCATAAACCCTGTTCCCTAAACCTGCAGTGGACACAGAGAGGTCCAGGGCCAGCTCCTCGGAGGCGATGGGCCTCCTCCACCATGGTGAGAATGTGATCGGGATTGCTGGGAACCCCATGGTCTGGCCAGGACATATACTGTAGCTGGTGCACAGAGCGGGATTCCTGAGACAGGGAAACAGAGAATAGAAAAGCATACATTTATCGAGCACTGACTACAGTTCTAAACATATCCCATTTAAATTTACCAGATAAGGCTCAGTGAAAGAGCATGTACAAGGCTGtggggctccatccccagcactgcaaggaAACACAAGCCCACTGCATCATAACTGAGGGTGATGAAAACTGATCACTGTCATGAGTGTCCCATTTTACAGAGGTGGAAACAGCTCCTCCCACGCAAGAGTCCCTTCACCTTTTGCCTTCTCAGTACCTTCTGGAATGTAACCTGGAGGGTCCTGAGAATGATGTCTGCATTCACTGGTGTCTCTTTTGTCTGAGCAtgtgaaaagaggaaagagaaaacagaagagaaacagagatcTTCAGTGACACATTTCATATTTCTAGAAAGCaaaggtttgggttttgttttttgtttttgagacaggtcttgctgtagagcccaggctggcctcaaacatgagatcttcctgcctcggcttctCATGTGCTGGGAGggcaggtgtgtgctaccatgcctgatgGAAGCAAAGCATtttgataaaaatcaaatactaaaaaacatttttaagattcTTTGGCCTGCGGTGCTGTTCTTACATTCCTGGGATCACAGACTTACTTCCCATGTGGCTGAGCGACAATCGAGCTTGCTGGGCATGTCTTACAGTTCATACTCTGTTAGACTAGCTTACATAGTGTGTCCTTGTCACAGTCCCCAATCCTCAGCGTACTTCTATTTTCTTGCTTCCTTATACATTCTCATTACATAGTATTTTACTTCAGAAGAATACCTTTAAATGGTTTCAcagtcagctgggcagtggtggtgcactcctttaattaggaggaagaggcaggtggatttctatgaatctgaggccagcctggtttacagagctaatttcagaatggccaagactacatagagaaactctgtctcaaaaaaaaaaaaattgttttcacaGACAATTATGATACAgccatatatttttaattcaaatgaATTCCTGTACTGataatatttttagattttcctTTGGTCCAATCTTCTCCCAAAGCTTTCAAGGAAACTTTTGTCAGaacagggaaagaggaagaactaTACAAACCAAATTAATCCCTTTACAGTGAACACAGAGGGTTCTATTGTTCTGAAATACAGTGGTCCACTGCATCTGTTAATGGCTAACTACCTGTAGTTATTTCCTCCAGTGCTCTGGGCATGGTAAGGAAATATGAATTGCAGAAACCTGAACAGGTACAATTTGGTTACAGAGGTAACAGTAATCATAGTCAAAAGTACTAGGGCCTGGGAAGAACACTTAcccagcatgtgtgaagcccttgattctctttccagcaaaacacacacacacacacacacacacacacacacacacacacacacacaaagtgaaaataaattttaaaaactttaaattgtGTTCTGACAGTTTGCACGACAACCTCAAAGAATTCTGAGTTTTCCACGATGTAAGGGAGCTGTGAGAAAATGGCTCATCCTTCCAGGTCCAGCCCAAGGCTTCTCCTTCGACATATCTTCCTTGAGATCTCCCACACTACCTGAGGCCTGCAGAACCCACCTTATTCCCATCCCTGCCTGAGCTTACCAGGGTGATGCAGAAGGGCCCAGTCTGCAGTGGCTCCTGATTCTGGGCCCAGTAACGTTCACACTTCTTCTGCAGAGTGAGGGAGGAAAGGCAAGAGTGAATGGGGGAGGTCACTTCCAGAGTGCCAGGACACCCAAGTGTGACACGTGGAAGGGCCAGCAGCTGTGGCTGGAATGAAGGCCAGCTGCAGAGAACGAcattaaacacatgcacactccaCAGAGGcaagcttttttttattttatttatttatttatttattcattcattcattttgagacaaggtttctctgtgtagccctggctgtcctggaactctctttatagatcaggctggcctcgaactcatagagatccacctgcctctgagggGCAAGCTTTTGATTATGCTGGGGGGAGGCAGTTCAGGACATCCTCGTACTGCCTGGAGTTAGAACTAAGTGCATGACCCATGGCATCTCGTCACAGACACGTGCACTGCAGGGCGTGGTCACTAAGTGGACCACCTGGTCTACTGCCTTGACCTGTCACTGAGCTGTAGGAACTAAGGAGCCCCATGATTCCAACACGCTAAAGAAGCACAGGTCACGGCCCAGAGAGGGCAACACAGAATTCTCAGGGAAGAGAGAGCTGTGCAAACAGAAACCAGGGAAACAGAAAAGGGTGGACGATAAAATATCCAAAGGAGACTTGGCCACCTTCCTTGAAAAGTAAACCACTTGATACAGTCTTTAATGAAAGTCAACACAATCTAGCCCTGAACTATGGACACTTAAACCATCCAGCGTCCAATAAGAATATCCCTGACATACAAAGATGTAGTAACACGTGACTTGTTACCAGGGGAATAAATAATCAGGGAGTAGAAAAAGATccagaagagacagaagaaagaggcAAAGACCTCAAAAGAGCAATATAGTCAAAATGGAAACACAAATGTAACAAAGGATGAAGTAT containing:
- the Ptpn18 gene encoding tyrosine-protein phosphatase non-receptor type 18; the protein is MSRHLDLVRSFLEQLEARDRREGAILAREFSDIKARSVAWKTGGVYSTKVGSRLGNTRKNRYKDVVPYDETRVILSLLQEEGHGDYINANFIRGTDGSQAYIATQGPLPHTLLDFWRLVWEFGVKVILMACQETENGRKKCERYWAQNQEPLQTGPFCITLTKETPVNADIILRTLQVTFQKESRSVHQLQYMSWPDHGVPSNPDHILTMVEEAHRLRGAGPGPLCVHCSAGCGRTGVLCAVDYVRQLLLTQTIPPNFSLFDVVLEMRKQRPAAVQTEEQYRFLYHTVAQLFSRTLQNTSPHHQNLKENCAPICKDALSLRTSPALPASSRPPGGVLRSISVPGPPTLPMADTYTYAVVQKRGAPAGTGPGTRVPSSADTTLYSHVAPRSQRPMTHTEDARGTTPLGHVPADQNPPGPDAYEEVTDGAQTGGLGFNLRIGKPKGPRDPPAEWTRV